GCCTTGGGTCAACATGGTGTCAATATCATGGCTTTCTGTAAGGAGTACAACGCCAAGACTTCTGACCAGGCAGGCATGATCATTCCTGTGGAAATTTCGGTCTATGAAGACCGGAGCTTCACTTTCATTCTCAAAACACCCCCTGCTTCCGTACTTATCCGCAAAGCAGCCGGTGTTGAAAGAGGTTCTGCCCAGCCGAATAAGCAAAAAGCAGGTTCGATTACCCGGGCCCAGCTCCAGGAAATTGCCCAAACTAAAATGCCTGATTTGAATGCGAACGATATTGAAGCAGCAATGAAAATTGTTGAAGGTACCGCACGTAACATGGGTGTAACGGTTACAGACTAGCTTTTGGTTTGGACTGGAATTTAACAGTTAAGTTTTTGATCTTTATGTTTGGGGAGAGGCGTGTGTCTCGCTAGGAACCCAAGGAGTAAATATGGCAAAAAAATTATCTCGTCGGCTGCGCGAGGCTCTTGAAAAAGTTGAAGACAGAGCCTATGAGCCTCTGGAGGCGTTAAAGCTTCTCAAAGAAACGGCTACTGCAAAATTTGATGAAACGGCAGAAGCACACATTCGTTTGGGCATTGACCCGAAATATACCGATCAGCAGTTACGGACTACGGTTGGTTTTCCGAAAGGGACGGGCCAGTCTGTCCGGGTAGCGGTCATCACCAGTGGTGAACAGGTGAAAGTTGCACAGGAATCTGGCGCTGATTTGGTTGGTTCTGAAGAGCTGATCGAGGATATTCAAAAGGGCATGATGGATTTTGAGGTCCTGATTGCTACCCCTGATATGATGCCGAAGATCGCCCGCCTAGGTCGTCAACTTGGCCCCCGTGGTCTGATGCCTTCGCCCAAAGGTGGTACGGTAACCACTGATGTGGCTGCGGCGATCGCCGAGTTTAAAGCTGGGAAACAGGAGTTCCGGGCTGACCGTGCTGGGATTGTCCACGTACTTTTTGGAAAATCCTCTTTCGCGGCGGAAGATCTTCTGGTAAACTTGAAGGCTCTTCAAGAAACCATCGACCGGAACCGTCCCTCTGGTGCCAAGGGTCGTTACTGGCGGAGTATTTATGTCTCTGCTTCCATGGGACCTTCAATCCAAGTGGACATTAATGCCCTCCGGGATCTTTCTATCGAAGAAAAAGCCTAAGCCTTCCTTAGGCCAGACAAAAAAATAGATTTGTACTTATGCCAGAGACAGCAGGGGCGATCGCTTAAACATCCTGCCGAGGTAACACGCTACAAGACCTAACAAGTTTTTCCAAATTTTATTGGAAAGAAAGCGTGACCCTGGCATTCCCGCTGGGGTCTATTTTTTGTCCCTACTAATAACCTTTCCCCAAAAAGGAGGTGAGAACAGAATGGGAAAATCGCTAGCCGAAAAGCAAGAGCTGGTCGCTGAGATCAAAGATTTGCTGAAGGATGCACAACTGACTTTTGTGATTGATTACAAAGGACTGACCGTTTCAGAGATCACCGATCTCCGAAACCGCCTTCGTCCCGCTGGGGCATATTGCAAAATTGCGAAAAATACGCTGATGCATATTGCCGTTGACGGTGACGAAACATGGCAGCCGGTGCAATCTTTCTTGAAAGATTCGTCTGCGTTTTTAATCGCGGGTGAAGATGTTGCCTCCGCCGTTAAAGCTTATAAGGAATTCCGCAAAGCAACGAAGAAAACAGAACTTCGTGGCGGCGTTATGGAAGGACAAGCCTTAACCAGCGACCAGATCGAAGCCCTGGGTGATTTGCCGACCAAAGACCAACTCTATGGTCAAATTGCCGGTGCAATCAACGCGGTTACTGCCAAAATCGCCATCGGCATCAACGAAGTGCCTGGTTCTTTGGCCAGATCCATCAAGGCTGTTTCCGAAAAAGAAGCAGCTTAAGTTTGAGCGTCGCATGATGATAACTTTGACTGCGGCCTGACTATTTTCGTTGTTCTAAACGTAAATTTTATTCACTAAGGAGATAGATTAAATGTCTGCTAATACTGACGAAATCTTGGAGAAGCTAAAATCTCTGACCCTACTCGAAGCTGCTGACCTTGTTA
The nucleotide sequence above comes from [Synechococcus] sp. NIES-970. Encoded proteins:
- the rpl10 gene encoding 50S ribosomal protein L10, translated to MGKSLAEKQELVAEIKDLLKDAQLTFVIDYKGLTVSEITDLRNRLRPAGAYCKIAKNTLMHIAVDGDETWQPVQSFLKDSSAFLIAGEDVASAVKAYKEFRKATKKTELRGGVMEGQALTSDQIEALGDLPTKDQLYGQIAGAINAVTAKIAIGINEVPGSLARSIKAVSEKEAA
- the rplA gene encoding ribosomal protein L1 — encoded protein: MAKKLSRRLREALEKVEDRAYEPLEALKLLKETATAKFDETAEAHIRLGIDPKYTDQQLRTTVGFPKGTGQSVRVAVITSGEQVKVAQESGADLVGSEELIEDIQKGMMDFEVLIATPDMMPKIARLGRQLGPRGLMPSPKGGTVTTDVAAAIAEFKAGKQEFRADRAGIVHVLFGKSSFAAEDLLVNLKALQETIDRNRPSGAKGRYWRSIYVSASMGPSIQVDINALRDLSIEEKA
- the rplK gene encoding ribosomal protein L11, whose product is MAKKVVTVIKLALPAGKANPAPPVGPALGQHGVNIMAFCKEYNAKTSDQAGMIIPVEISVYEDRSFTFILKTPPASVLIRKAAGVERGSAQPNKQKAGSITRAQLQEIAQTKMPDLNANDIEAAMKIVEGTARNMGVTVTD